Part of the Vicinamibacteria bacterium genome, TCGTCACTCCGCATTACAACCGACGTTCGTTCGTGGAGAGCTCCCTCGTCGACCATTACCGGCGGGTGGCCGATTCGAGCACCATTCCCGTCGTCGTGTACCACATCCCCGCCTGCACCGGGTTATCACTCGCTCCCGAGACCGTCGCGAAGCTCGCCGAGCATCCCAACATCGTCGGTATCAAAGACAGCTCCGGCGACGTTTTCGCGCTCGAGGAGACCAAGCGGGCTTGCGGCGGCGGCTTCAAAGTTTTGACCGGGTCCGCTCAGATCCTGGTCTCGGCCTTCCACGCCGGAGCGAGCGGAGCCATTCTCGCCGACGCAAATGTGGCGCCCGAAGTTTGTGTCGATCTGTGGGACGCCTGCGCCGCCGCTGAGCTCGATCGGGCGAGGAAAATCCAGTCCCGACTCGTGCCCTTCAACCGCCTGCTGCTCGGCCGCTACGGAATTCCCGGCGTCAAGGCCCTTCTGGACAAAATCGGTTGGTATGGTGGGCCTCCCCGCGCTCCCCTGGCCTCGGTCTCCGAGGAAGCCGCCCGCGAGCTTCTCCAGTCGCTCGGCCACGCGTCCGCGGAGACCGCTCGGTGAATCGGCGCACGCTCGGAACGGCAATCGTGGTTGCGCCGCTCCTGCACGGCTGCGAGACCGCTTCCGAGCTCCCTCCGCGAAACGCGGGCATCAACGTACTTCTCATCACCGTCGACACACTGCGGGCCGACCATTT contains:
- a CDS encoding dihydrodipicolinate synthase family protein, translated to MTRPRPRLEGIIAAIPTPFRQDEELALDRLATNLSSWNRTRLAGYTALGTTGEFVSLTTDEKKRVLETAREHIPSDRVLLAGTGAESTKETVTLTGFAAEIGCDYAIVVTPHYNRRSFVESSLVDHYRRVADSSTIPVVVYHIPACTGLSLAPETVAKLAEHPNIVGIKDSSGDVFALEETKRACGGGFKVLTGSAQILVSAFHAGASGAILADANVAPEVCVDLWDACAAAELDRARKIQSRLVPFNRLLLGRYGIPGVKALLDKIGWYGGPPRAPLASVSEEAARELLQSLGHASAETAR